A portion of the Betta splendens chromosome 2, fBetSpl5.4, whole genome shotgun sequence genome contains these proteins:
- the zeb2b gene encoding zinc finger E-box-binding homeobox 2b isoform X2, translated as MKQEIMADGPRCKRRKQANPRRKNALNYENVVETGSETEEDDKLPVSEEDPLINGTGSPASLTNPDASPRAESQGLLSKEEEDDEMRDSGVEHIWPDNDMLSASVDGTDEMKDDFDALGSDAAMQAVGNGTVKSVDCTSEFEDFFSKRKLDDGDSHVVSIAEYLQRGDTAIIYPEAPEELSRLGTPEATGPEENDLPPGTPDAFAQLLTCPYCDRGYKRLTSLKEHIKYRHEKNEENFACPLCNYTFAYRTQLERHMATHKPARDQHQLLNQAAGNRKFKCTECGKAFKYKHHLKEHLRIHSGEKPYECPNCKKRFSHSGSYSSHISSKKCIGLIAVNGRMRSNMKNGSSPTSASSSPTNSAITQLRQKLENGKPLGLPEHNNHLHIKTEPLDFNDYKLMMASHGFGAPGPFINGGMGGNSPLGVHHNSAAQSPLQHLGIAGLESQLLGYPGPLANNLSEVQKVLQIVDNTVCRQKMDCKPEELSKLKAYMKDLGSQVEEQKQALTSPGGTQVSLPLVNHNGATKSIIDYTLEKVNEAKACLQSLTTDSKRQISNIKREKSNHMLEGSVDEKMQENMFTPYACQYCKETFPGPIPLHQHERYLCKMNEEIKAVLQPSENLMANKPAIFMEKNTHISSSMLSEKGLTGPLNPYRDHMSVLKAYFAMNMEPNSEELLKISIAVGLPQEFVKEWFEQRKMYQYGTTRTPPLEHRNNTEMVVGTNNHHTPPKDSMAARSPVSLIKPTDRITSPSIAELHNNVNNCDNSLRHLKSQFSGSTKPTGEKLDHSRSNTPSPLNLSSTSSKNSHSSSYTPNSLTSEDLQAEPLDLSLPRLMKEPKHALTVKSRPKVNNVTIDHSSIPSPREHFEEPLNLAYLKKDFSGSTNNGNLEKSTSPIFGINPFAAKPLYTSLPPQSAFPPATFMPPMQASIPGLRPYPGMDQMGFLPHMAYTYAAGAATFAEMQQRRKYQRKPGFQGDLLDGTPDYMSGLDDMTDPDSCLSRKKIKKTESGKRPHQCQICKKAFKHKHHLIEHSRLHSGEKPYQCDKCGKRFSHSGSYSQHMNHRYSYCKREAEEREAAEREAREKGHLEPTELLMSRAYLQGITPQGYPELAEREAILRHDAVNGGIREGRKEVDGTYAKIGRREDEFEEEEEESKSMDTDPDTLRDDEENGEHSMDDSSLDGKTETKSDHEDAIEDGM; from the exons CTCTCAACTACGAGAATGTGGTGGAGACCGGAtcggagacggaggaggacgacaaGCTGCCGGTGTCCGAGGAGGACCCGCTGATCAACGGCACGGGCAGCCCGGCCAGCCTCACCAACCCGGACGCCTCGCCGCGAGCCGAGAGCCAGGGCCTGCtgagcaaggaggaggaggacgacgagatGCGGGACAGCGGCGTGGAGCACATCTGGCCCGACAACGACATGCTGAGCGCCTCGGTGGACGGTACTG ATGAAATGAAAGATGATTTCGACGCCCTGGGGTCCGATGCCGCGATGCAGGCGGTTGGAAACGGTACAG TCAAGAGCGTTGATTGCACTTCGGAGTTCGAGGACTTCTTCAGCAAGCGGAAGCTGGACGACGGCGACAGCCACGTGGTGAGCATCGCCGAGTACCTGCAGCGCGGCGACACCGCCATCATCTACCCGGAGGCGCCGGAGGAGCTGTCCCGCCTCGGGACGCCGGAGGCCACCGGTCCGGAGGAGAACG ACCTGCCACCTGGAACGCCAGATGCCTTCGCCCAACTGTTGACCTGCCCCTACTGCGATCGGGGCTACAAGCGTTTGACTTCGCTGAAGGAGCACATCAAGTACCGCCATGAGAAGAATGAGGAGAACTTCGCCTGCCCCCTGTGCAACTACACGTTTGCTTACCGCACTCAGCTTGAGAGGCATATGGCCACACACAAGCCTGCGAGGGATCAG CACCAACTGCTGAACCAAGCAGCCGGCAACCGCAAGTTCAAATGCACCGAATGTGGCAAGGCCTTCAAATACAAGCACCATCTGAAAGAACACCTCCGGATTCATAGCG gTGAAAAACCATACGAGTGTCCCAATTGCAAGAAGCGTTTCTCCCACTCTGGCTCTTACAGTTCCCACATTAGCAGCAAGAAGTGCATTGGACTGATCGCTGTCAATGGCAGGATGCGCAGCAACATGAAGAACGGCTCCTCTcccacctcagcctcctcttcGCCCACCAACTCCGCGATCACCCAGCTACGGCAGAAGCTGGAGAACGGGAAGCCACTAGGCCTGCCTGAACACAACAACCACTTGCACATCAAGACAGAGCCACTGGACTTCAACGACTACAAGCTGATGATGGCATCACATGGATTTGGGGCTCCTGGACCGTTCATCAATGGCGGCATGGGAGGAAACAGCCCGCTGGGAGTCCACCACaactcagcagcacagagcccTTTGCAGCATCTTGGGATTGCCGGCCTGGAATCTCAGCTCCTGGGTTATCCAGGGCCGCTGGCGAACAACTTGAGCGAGGTACAGAAGGTTCTTCAGATCGTGGACAACACTGTGTGCAGGCAGAAAATGGACTGCAAACCAGAGGAGCTGTCTAAGCTTAAGGCCTACATGAAGGATCTGGGCTCCCAAGTTGAAGAGCAAAAACAGGCGCTGACATCACCAGGGGGGACTCAGGTTAGTCTTCCACTCGTCAATCACAATGGCGCCACCAAAAGCATCATTGACTACACCTTAGAAAAAGTGAACGAAGCCAAAGCCTGCCTCCAGAGCTTGACAACAGACTCAAAGAGACAGATTAGCAATATCAAACGGGAGAAGTCCAACCACATGCTTGAAGGAAGCGTGGATGAGAAGATGCAGGAGAACATGTTTACACCCTACGCTTGCCAATATTGCAAAGAAACCTTTCCTGGGCCAATACCGTTGCATCAGCACGAACGCTACCTGTGCAAAATGAATGAAGAGATCAAAGCCGTGCTGCAGCCCAGTGAGAATTTGATGGCCAACAAACCTGCCATATTCATGGAGAAGAACACCCACATATCCTCCTCCATGTTGTCTGAGAAGGGACTTACTGGGCCACTTAACCCCTACAGGGACCACATGTCTGTGCTAAAGGCGTATTTTGCCATGAACATGGAGCCCAACTCGGAGGAGCTGCTCAAGATTTCCATAGCAGTCGGCCTTCCTCAGGAATTTGTCAAGGAGTGGTTCGAGCAGCGGAAGATGTATCAGTACGGCACTACCAGAACCCCACCGCTAGAGCACAGGAACAACACAGAGATGGTTGTTGGTACAAATAACCACCACACGCCACCAAAAGACTCCATGGCAGCTAGGTCACCTGTgtctctgatcaaacctactgACCGTATCACCTCCCCCTCCATAGCGGAGCTCCACAACAACGTTAACAACTGTGACAACTCACTCAGACATTTGAAAAGCCAATTCAGTGGCAGCACCAAACCCACGGGTGAAAAGTTGGACCACTCTCGCAGCAACACTCCTTCGCCACTAAATCTGTCCTCTACGTCATCCAAAAACTCTCACAGCAGCTCCTACACTCCAAACAGCTTGACTTCAGAAGACCTGCAGGCTGAGCCACTGGACCTCTCTCTGCCAAGACTCATGAAGGAACCCAAGCACGCACTGACAGTCAAGAGCAGACCTAAAGTCAACAACGTTACCATTGACCATAGCAGCATCCCTTCTCCACGAGAGCACTTCGAAGAGCCTTTGAATTTGGCCTATCTCAAGAAGGATTTCTCAGGCTCCACCAACAATGGGAACCTTGAAAAAAGCACTAGCCCCATTTTTGGCATTAATCCATTTGCTGCCAAACCCTTGTACACGTCACTTCCACCTCAAAGCGCTTTTCCACCCGCCACATTCATGCCCCCAATGCAGGCCAGCATACCAGGTCTTAGGCCCTATCCGGGCATGGACCAAATGGGCTTCCTACCACACATGGCCTACACTTATGCAGCAGGGGCAGCTACCTTTGCAGAGATGCAGCAGAGAAGAAAGTACCAGCGAAAACCAGGTTTCCAG ggGGACCTGCTTGACGGTACACCCGACTACATGTCAGGGCTGGACGACATGACAGACCCCGACTCCTGTCTGTCGCGGAAGAAGATTAAGAAGACCGAAAGTG GCAAGAGGCCACACCAGTGCCAGATCTGCAAGAAAgccttcaaacacaaacaccatctcATCGAGCACTCTCGGCTGCACTCGGGGGAGAAGCCCTACCAGTGCGACAAGTGTGGGAAGAGGTTCTCCCATTCGGGCTCCTACTCGCAGCACATGAACCACCGCTACTCCTACTGCAagcgggaggcagaggagcgggAGGCGGCCGAGAGGGAAGCCCGCGAGAAGGGCCACCTGGAGCCCACGGAGCTGCTGATGAGCAGGGCGTACTTGCAGGGCATTACTCCTCAGGGCTACCCGGAGCTGGCCGAGCGCGAGGCCATCCTGAGGCACGACGCCGTGAACGGAGGGATCAGAGAGGGACGCAAGGAAGTAGACGGAACGTACGCGAAGATCGGTCGGAGGGAGGACGAgtttgaggaagaggaggaggagagcaagaGCATGGACACGGACCCGGACACACTGAGGGACGATGAGGAGAACGGGGAGCACTCGATGGACGATAGCTCGCTGGACGGCAAAACGGAAACCAAATCAGATCACGAGGACGCGATTGAGGACGGCATGTAA
- the zeb2b gene encoding zinc finger E-box-binding homeobox 2b isoform X1, with the protein MKQEIMADGPRCKRRKQANPRRKNALNYENVVETGSETEEDDKLPVSEEDPLINGTGSPASLTNPDASPRAESQGLLSKEEEDDEMRDSGVEHIWPDNDMLSASVDGTDEMKDDFDALGSDAAMQAVGNGTVKSVDCTSEFEDFFSKRKLDDGDSHVVSIAEYLQRGDTAIIYPEAPEELSRLGTPEATGPEENDLPPGTPDAFAQLLTCPYCDRGYKRLTSLKEHIKYRHEKNEENFACPLCNYTFAYRTQLERHMATHKPARDQHQLLNQAAGNRKFKCTECGKAFKYKHHLKEHLRIHSGEKPYECPNCKKRFSHSGSYSSHISSKKCIGLIAVNGRMRSNMKNGSSPTSASSSPTNSAITQLRQKLENGKPLGLPEHNNHLHIKTEPLDFNDYKLMMASHGFGAPGPFINGGMGGNSPLGVHHNSAAQSPLQHLGIAGLESQLLGYPGPLANNLSEVQKVLQIVDNTVCRQKMDCKPEELSKLKAYMKDLGSQVEEQKQALTSPGGTQVSLPLVNHNGATKSIIDYTLEKVNEAKACLQSLTTDSKRQISNIKREKSNHMLEGSVDEKMQENMFTPYACQYCKETFPGPIPLHQHERYLCKMNEEIKAVLQPSENLMANKPAIFMEKNTHISSSMLSEKGLTGPLNPYRDHMSVLKAYFAMNMEPNSEELLKISIAVGLPQEFVKEWFEQRKMYQYGTTRTPPLEHRNNTEMVVGTNNHHTPPKDSMAARSPVSLIKPTDRITSPSIAELHNNVNNCDNSLRHLKSQFSGSTKPTGEKLDHSRSNTPSPLNLSSTSSKNSHSSSYTPNSLTSEDLQAEPLDLSLPRLMKEPKHALTVKSRPKVNNVTIDHSSIPSPREHFEEPLNLAYLKKDFSGSTNNGNLEKSTSPIFGINPFAAKPLYTSLPPQSAFPPATFMPPMQASIPGLRPYPGMDQMGFLPHMAYTYAAGAATFAEMQQRRKYQRKPGFQGDLLDGTPDYMSGLDDMTDPDSCLSRKKIKKTESGMYACDLCDKTFQKSSSLLRHKYEHTGKRPHQCQICKKAFKHKHHLIEHSRLHSGEKPYQCDKCGKRFSHSGSYSQHMNHRYSYCKREAEEREAAEREAREKGHLEPTELLMSRAYLQGITPQGYPELAEREAILRHDAVNGGIREGRKEVDGTYAKIGRREDEFEEEEEESKSMDTDPDTLRDDEENGEHSMDDSSLDGKTETKSDHEDAIEDGM; encoded by the exons CTCTCAACTACGAGAATGTGGTGGAGACCGGAtcggagacggaggaggacgacaaGCTGCCGGTGTCCGAGGAGGACCCGCTGATCAACGGCACGGGCAGCCCGGCCAGCCTCACCAACCCGGACGCCTCGCCGCGAGCCGAGAGCCAGGGCCTGCtgagcaaggaggaggaggacgacgagatGCGGGACAGCGGCGTGGAGCACATCTGGCCCGACAACGACATGCTGAGCGCCTCGGTGGACGGTACTG ATGAAATGAAAGATGATTTCGACGCCCTGGGGTCCGATGCCGCGATGCAGGCGGTTGGAAACGGTACAG TCAAGAGCGTTGATTGCACTTCGGAGTTCGAGGACTTCTTCAGCAAGCGGAAGCTGGACGACGGCGACAGCCACGTGGTGAGCATCGCCGAGTACCTGCAGCGCGGCGACACCGCCATCATCTACCCGGAGGCGCCGGAGGAGCTGTCCCGCCTCGGGACGCCGGAGGCCACCGGTCCGGAGGAGAACG ACCTGCCACCTGGAACGCCAGATGCCTTCGCCCAACTGTTGACCTGCCCCTACTGCGATCGGGGCTACAAGCGTTTGACTTCGCTGAAGGAGCACATCAAGTACCGCCATGAGAAGAATGAGGAGAACTTCGCCTGCCCCCTGTGCAACTACACGTTTGCTTACCGCACTCAGCTTGAGAGGCATATGGCCACACACAAGCCTGCGAGGGATCAG CACCAACTGCTGAACCAAGCAGCCGGCAACCGCAAGTTCAAATGCACCGAATGTGGCAAGGCCTTCAAATACAAGCACCATCTGAAAGAACACCTCCGGATTCATAGCG gTGAAAAACCATACGAGTGTCCCAATTGCAAGAAGCGTTTCTCCCACTCTGGCTCTTACAGTTCCCACATTAGCAGCAAGAAGTGCATTGGACTGATCGCTGTCAATGGCAGGATGCGCAGCAACATGAAGAACGGCTCCTCTcccacctcagcctcctcttcGCCCACCAACTCCGCGATCACCCAGCTACGGCAGAAGCTGGAGAACGGGAAGCCACTAGGCCTGCCTGAACACAACAACCACTTGCACATCAAGACAGAGCCACTGGACTTCAACGACTACAAGCTGATGATGGCATCACATGGATTTGGGGCTCCTGGACCGTTCATCAATGGCGGCATGGGAGGAAACAGCCCGCTGGGAGTCCACCACaactcagcagcacagagcccTTTGCAGCATCTTGGGATTGCCGGCCTGGAATCTCAGCTCCTGGGTTATCCAGGGCCGCTGGCGAACAACTTGAGCGAGGTACAGAAGGTTCTTCAGATCGTGGACAACACTGTGTGCAGGCAGAAAATGGACTGCAAACCAGAGGAGCTGTCTAAGCTTAAGGCCTACATGAAGGATCTGGGCTCCCAAGTTGAAGAGCAAAAACAGGCGCTGACATCACCAGGGGGGACTCAGGTTAGTCTTCCACTCGTCAATCACAATGGCGCCACCAAAAGCATCATTGACTACACCTTAGAAAAAGTGAACGAAGCCAAAGCCTGCCTCCAGAGCTTGACAACAGACTCAAAGAGACAGATTAGCAATATCAAACGGGAGAAGTCCAACCACATGCTTGAAGGAAGCGTGGATGAGAAGATGCAGGAGAACATGTTTACACCCTACGCTTGCCAATATTGCAAAGAAACCTTTCCTGGGCCAATACCGTTGCATCAGCACGAACGCTACCTGTGCAAAATGAATGAAGAGATCAAAGCCGTGCTGCAGCCCAGTGAGAATTTGATGGCCAACAAACCTGCCATATTCATGGAGAAGAACACCCACATATCCTCCTCCATGTTGTCTGAGAAGGGACTTACTGGGCCACTTAACCCCTACAGGGACCACATGTCTGTGCTAAAGGCGTATTTTGCCATGAACATGGAGCCCAACTCGGAGGAGCTGCTCAAGATTTCCATAGCAGTCGGCCTTCCTCAGGAATTTGTCAAGGAGTGGTTCGAGCAGCGGAAGATGTATCAGTACGGCACTACCAGAACCCCACCGCTAGAGCACAGGAACAACACAGAGATGGTTGTTGGTACAAATAACCACCACACGCCACCAAAAGACTCCATGGCAGCTAGGTCACCTGTgtctctgatcaaacctactgACCGTATCACCTCCCCCTCCATAGCGGAGCTCCACAACAACGTTAACAACTGTGACAACTCACTCAGACATTTGAAAAGCCAATTCAGTGGCAGCACCAAACCCACGGGTGAAAAGTTGGACCACTCTCGCAGCAACACTCCTTCGCCACTAAATCTGTCCTCTACGTCATCCAAAAACTCTCACAGCAGCTCCTACACTCCAAACAGCTTGACTTCAGAAGACCTGCAGGCTGAGCCACTGGACCTCTCTCTGCCAAGACTCATGAAGGAACCCAAGCACGCACTGACAGTCAAGAGCAGACCTAAAGTCAACAACGTTACCATTGACCATAGCAGCATCCCTTCTCCACGAGAGCACTTCGAAGAGCCTTTGAATTTGGCCTATCTCAAGAAGGATTTCTCAGGCTCCACCAACAATGGGAACCTTGAAAAAAGCACTAGCCCCATTTTTGGCATTAATCCATTTGCTGCCAAACCCTTGTACACGTCACTTCCACCTCAAAGCGCTTTTCCACCCGCCACATTCATGCCCCCAATGCAGGCCAGCATACCAGGTCTTAGGCCCTATCCGGGCATGGACCAAATGGGCTTCCTACCACACATGGCCTACACTTATGCAGCAGGGGCAGCTACCTTTGCAGAGATGCAGCAGAGAAGAAAGTACCAGCGAAAACCAGGTTTCCAG ggGGACCTGCTTGACGGTACACCCGACTACATGTCAGGGCTGGACGACATGACAGACCCCGACTCCTGTCTGTCGCGGAAGAAGATTAAGAAGACCGAAAGTGGTATGTACGCGTGTGACTTGTGCGACAAAACATTCCAGAAGAGCAGTTCCCTTCTAAGACACAAATATGAACACACAG GCAAGAGGCCACACCAGTGCCAGATCTGCAAGAAAgccttcaaacacaaacaccatctcATCGAGCACTCTCGGCTGCACTCGGGGGAGAAGCCCTACCAGTGCGACAAGTGTGGGAAGAGGTTCTCCCATTCGGGCTCCTACTCGCAGCACATGAACCACCGCTACTCCTACTGCAagcgggaggcagaggagcgggAGGCGGCCGAGAGGGAAGCCCGCGAGAAGGGCCACCTGGAGCCCACGGAGCTGCTGATGAGCAGGGCGTACTTGCAGGGCATTACTCCTCAGGGCTACCCGGAGCTGGCCGAGCGCGAGGCCATCCTGAGGCACGACGCCGTGAACGGAGGGATCAGAGAGGGACGCAAGGAAGTAGACGGAACGTACGCGAAGATCGGTCGGAGGGAGGACGAgtttgaggaagaggaggaggagagcaagaGCATGGACACGGACCCGGACACACTGAGGGACGATGAGGAGAACGGGGAGCACTCGATGGACGATAGCTCGCTGGACGGCAAAACGGAAACCAAATCAGATCACGAGGACGCGATTGAGGACGGCATGTAA
- the zeb2b gene encoding zinc finger E-box-binding homeobox 2b isoform X3 produces the protein MRDSGVEHIWPDNDMLSASVDGTDEMKDDFDALGSDAAMQAVGNGTVKSVDCTSEFEDFFSKRKLDDGDSHVVSIAEYLQRGDTAIIYPEAPEELSRLGTPEATGPEENDLPPGTPDAFAQLLTCPYCDRGYKRLTSLKEHIKYRHEKNEENFACPLCNYTFAYRTQLERHMATHKPARDQHQLLNQAAGNRKFKCTECGKAFKYKHHLKEHLRIHSGEKPYECPNCKKRFSHSGSYSSHISSKKCIGLIAVNGRMRSNMKNGSSPTSASSSPTNSAITQLRQKLENGKPLGLPEHNNHLHIKTEPLDFNDYKLMMASHGFGAPGPFINGGMGGNSPLGVHHNSAAQSPLQHLGIAGLESQLLGYPGPLANNLSEVQKVLQIVDNTVCRQKMDCKPEELSKLKAYMKDLGSQVEEQKQALTSPGGTQVSLPLVNHNGATKSIIDYTLEKVNEAKACLQSLTTDSKRQISNIKREKSNHMLEGSVDEKMQENMFTPYACQYCKETFPGPIPLHQHERYLCKMNEEIKAVLQPSENLMANKPAIFMEKNTHISSSMLSEKGLTGPLNPYRDHMSVLKAYFAMNMEPNSEELLKISIAVGLPQEFVKEWFEQRKMYQYGTTRTPPLEHRNNTEMVVGTNNHHTPPKDSMAARSPVSLIKPTDRITSPSIAELHNNVNNCDNSLRHLKSQFSGSTKPTGEKLDHSRSNTPSPLNLSSTSSKNSHSSSYTPNSLTSEDLQAEPLDLSLPRLMKEPKHALTVKSRPKVNNVTIDHSSIPSPREHFEEPLNLAYLKKDFSGSTNNGNLEKSTSPIFGINPFAAKPLYTSLPPQSAFPPATFMPPMQASIPGLRPYPGMDQMGFLPHMAYTYAAGAATFAEMQQRRKYQRKPGFQGDLLDGTPDYMSGLDDMTDPDSCLSRKKIKKTESGMYACDLCDKTFQKSSSLLRHKYEHTGKRPHQCQICKKAFKHKHHLIEHSRLHSGEKPYQCDKCGKRFSHSGSYSQHMNHRYSYCKREAEEREAAEREAREKGHLEPTELLMSRAYLQGITPQGYPELAEREAILRHDAVNGGIREGRKEVDGTYAKIGRREDEFEEEEEESKSMDTDPDTLRDDEENGEHSMDDSSLDGKTETKSDHEDAIEDGM, from the exons atGCGGGACAGCGGCGTGGAGCACATCTGGCCCGACAACGACATGCTGAGCGCCTCGGTGGACGGTACTG ATGAAATGAAAGATGATTTCGACGCCCTGGGGTCCGATGCCGCGATGCAGGCGGTTGGAAACGGTACAG TCAAGAGCGTTGATTGCACTTCGGAGTTCGAGGACTTCTTCAGCAAGCGGAAGCTGGACGACGGCGACAGCCACGTGGTGAGCATCGCCGAGTACCTGCAGCGCGGCGACACCGCCATCATCTACCCGGAGGCGCCGGAGGAGCTGTCCCGCCTCGGGACGCCGGAGGCCACCGGTCCGGAGGAGAACG ACCTGCCACCTGGAACGCCAGATGCCTTCGCCCAACTGTTGACCTGCCCCTACTGCGATCGGGGCTACAAGCGTTTGACTTCGCTGAAGGAGCACATCAAGTACCGCCATGAGAAGAATGAGGAGAACTTCGCCTGCCCCCTGTGCAACTACACGTTTGCTTACCGCACTCAGCTTGAGAGGCATATGGCCACACACAAGCCTGCGAGGGATCAG CACCAACTGCTGAACCAAGCAGCCGGCAACCGCAAGTTCAAATGCACCGAATGTGGCAAGGCCTTCAAATACAAGCACCATCTGAAAGAACACCTCCGGATTCATAGCG gTGAAAAACCATACGAGTGTCCCAATTGCAAGAAGCGTTTCTCCCACTCTGGCTCTTACAGTTCCCACATTAGCAGCAAGAAGTGCATTGGACTGATCGCTGTCAATGGCAGGATGCGCAGCAACATGAAGAACGGCTCCTCTcccacctcagcctcctcttcGCCCACCAACTCCGCGATCACCCAGCTACGGCAGAAGCTGGAGAACGGGAAGCCACTAGGCCTGCCTGAACACAACAACCACTTGCACATCAAGACAGAGCCACTGGACTTCAACGACTACAAGCTGATGATGGCATCACATGGATTTGGGGCTCCTGGACCGTTCATCAATGGCGGCATGGGAGGAAACAGCCCGCTGGGAGTCCACCACaactcagcagcacagagcccTTTGCAGCATCTTGGGATTGCCGGCCTGGAATCTCAGCTCCTGGGTTATCCAGGGCCGCTGGCGAACAACTTGAGCGAGGTACAGAAGGTTCTTCAGATCGTGGACAACACTGTGTGCAGGCAGAAAATGGACTGCAAACCAGAGGAGCTGTCTAAGCTTAAGGCCTACATGAAGGATCTGGGCTCCCAAGTTGAAGAGCAAAAACAGGCGCTGACATCACCAGGGGGGACTCAGGTTAGTCTTCCACTCGTCAATCACAATGGCGCCACCAAAAGCATCATTGACTACACCTTAGAAAAAGTGAACGAAGCCAAAGCCTGCCTCCAGAGCTTGACAACAGACTCAAAGAGACAGATTAGCAATATCAAACGGGAGAAGTCCAACCACATGCTTGAAGGAAGCGTGGATGAGAAGATGCAGGAGAACATGTTTACACCCTACGCTTGCCAATATTGCAAAGAAACCTTTCCTGGGCCAATACCGTTGCATCAGCACGAACGCTACCTGTGCAAAATGAATGAAGAGATCAAAGCCGTGCTGCAGCCCAGTGAGAATTTGATGGCCAACAAACCTGCCATATTCATGGAGAAGAACACCCACATATCCTCCTCCATGTTGTCTGAGAAGGGACTTACTGGGCCACTTAACCCCTACAGGGACCACATGTCTGTGCTAAAGGCGTATTTTGCCATGAACATGGAGCCCAACTCGGAGGAGCTGCTCAAGATTTCCATAGCAGTCGGCCTTCCTCAGGAATTTGTCAAGGAGTGGTTCGAGCAGCGGAAGATGTATCAGTACGGCACTACCAGAACCCCACCGCTAGAGCACAGGAACAACACAGAGATGGTTGTTGGTACAAATAACCACCACACGCCACCAAAAGACTCCATGGCAGCTAGGTCACCTGTgtctctgatcaaacctactgACCGTATCACCTCCCCCTCCATAGCGGAGCTCCACAACAACGTTAACAACTGTGACAACTCACTCAGACATTTGAAAAGCCAATTCAGTGGCAGCACCAAACCCACGGGTGAAAAGTTGGACCACTCTCGCAGCAACACTCCTTCGCCACTAAATCTGTCCTCTACGTCATCCAAAAACTCTCACAGCAGCTCCTACACTCCAAACAGCTTGACTTCAGAAGACCTGCAGGCTGAGCCACTGGACCTCTCTCTGCCAAGACTCATGAAGGAACCCAAGCACGCACTGACAGTCAAGAGCAGACCTAAAGTCAACAACGTTACCATTGACCATAGCAGCATCCCTTCTCCACGAGAGCACTTCGAAGAGCCTTTGAATTTGGCCTATCTCAAGAAGGATTTCTCAGGCTCCACCAACAATGGGAACCTTGAAAAAAGCACTAGCCCCATTTTTGGCATTAATCCATTTGCTGCCAAACCCTTGTACACGTCACTTCCACCTCAAAGCGCTTTTCCACCCGCCACATTCATGCCCCCAATGCAGGCCAGCATACCAGGTCTTAGGCCCTATCCGGGCATGGACCAAATGGGCTTCCTACCACACATGGCCTACACTTATGCAGCAGGGGCAGCTACCTTTGCAGAGATGCAGCAGAGAAGAAAGTACCAGCGAAAACCAGGTTTCCAG ggGGACCTGCTTGACGGTACACCCGACTACATGTCAGGGCTGGACGACATGACAGACCCCGACTCCTGTCTGTCGCGGAAGAAGATTAAGAAGACCGAAAGTGGTATGTACGCGTGTGACTTGTGCGACAAAACATTCCAGAAGAGCAGTTCCCTTCTAAGACACAAATATGAACACACAG GCAAGAGGCCACACCAGTGCCAGATCTGCAAGAAAgccttcaaacacaaacaccatctcATCGAGCACTCTCGGCTGCACTCGGGGGAGAAGCCCTACCAGTGCGACAAGTGTGGGAAGAGGTTCTCCCATTCGGGCTCCTACTCGCAGCACATGAACCACCGCTACTCCTACTGCAagcgggaggcagaggagcgggAGGCGGCCGAGAGGGAAGCCCGCGAGAAGGGCCACCTGGAGCCCACGGAGCTGCTGATGAGCAGGGCGTACTTGCAGGGCATTACTCCTCAGGGCTACCCGGAGCTGGCCGAGCGCGAGGCCATCCTGAGGCACGACGCCGTGAACGGAGGGATCAGAGAGGGACGCAAGGAAGTAGACGGAACGTACGCGAAGATCGGTCGGAGGGAGGACGAgtttgaggaagaggaggaggagagcaagaGCATGGACACGGACCCGGACACACTGAGGGACGATGAGGAGAACGGGGAGCACTCGATGGACGATAGCTCGCTGGACGGCAAAACGGAAACCAAATCAGATCACGAGGACGCGATTGAGGACGGCATGTAA